From the genome of Longispora fulva:
CACCCTCGCCCTCGGCGCGCGGGGCGCCGCCGGCACCGGGAACGACGATGACCTCGCCGTCGGCGCCGACCTTGTCCAGGTAGACCTTGCCGCGGTTGTCGATGTCGGCGATCTGGACCTCGACCTTGTCGCCCACGTTGAGGAAGTCCTCGACGCGCTCGACGCGCTTGCCGTCGCCCACCTTGGAGATGTGCAGCAGGCCGTCGCGGCCCGGGGTCAGCGAGATGAAGGCGCCGAACGCGGCGGTCTTCACGACGGTGCCCAGGAAGCGGTCGCCGACCTTCGGCATCGTCGGGTTCGCGATGGCGTTGATCTTCGCGATCGCGGCCTCGGCCGACGGGCCGTTGGTCGCGCCGACGTAGATCGTGCCGTCGTCCTCGATCGTGATCTCGGCGCCGGTCTCCTCGGTGATCGAGTTGATCATCTGACCCTTCGGGCCGATGACCGCGCCGATCTTGTCGGTCGGGATCTTGACGCTGACGACCCGCGGAGCGAACTCCGACAGCTCACCGGTGGTCTCGATCGCGTCCTGCATGACGTCGAGGATCGCGTGCCGCGCGTCGTGCGCCTGCGACAGCGCGCCCGCCAGCACGTCCGACGGGATGCCCGTCAGCTTGGTGTCGAGCTGCAGCGCGGTGACGAAGTCCCGGGTACCGGCGACCTTGAAGTCCATGTCACCGAACGCGTCCTCGGCGCCGAGGATGTCGGTCAGCGTGACGTAGCGCGTCTTGCCGTCGACCTCGTCGGAGATGAGGCCCATCGCGATACCGCCGACCGGGGCCTTCAGCGGCACACCGGAGAACAGCAGGCTCAGGGACGAGGCGCAGACCGAGCCCATCGAGGTGGAGCCGTTGGAGCCGAGGGCCTCGGAGACCTGACGGATCGCGTACGGGAACTCCTCGCGGGTCGGCAGCACGGGCAGCAGCGCCCGCTCCGCCAGCGCGCCGTGACCGATCTCGCGGCGCTTCGGCGAGCCGACCCGGCCGGTCTCACCGGTCGAGTACGGCGGGAAGTTGTAGTTGTGCATGTACCGCTTCGACTTCTCCGGGGAGAGGGTGTCGAGCGACTGCTCCAGGCGGAGCATGTTCAGCGTGGTGACGCCCAGGATCTGGGTCTCGCCCCGCTCGAACAGCGCCGAGCCGTGCACGCGCGGCAGCACGCCGACCTCGGCGGACAGCGGCCGGATGTCGCGCGGCCCACGGCCGTCGATCCGGATCTCGTCGCGCAGGACGCGCTGGCGGACCAGCTTCTTGGTCAGCGAGCGGACGGCCGCGCTGAGCTCCTTCTCGCGACCCTCGAACTGCGCGTCGAGCTTCTCGTGCGCGACGGCCTTGAGCCGGTCGAGCTCGGTCTCGCGCTCCTGCTTGTCGCCGATGGTCAGCGCCTGCGCCATGTCGGCGGAGATCGCGGACTCGACGGCGGCGAACGCGTCGTCCTGGTAGTCCAGGAACTGCGGGAACTCCACCGACGGGCGCGAGGCCACGGCGGCCAGCTCGGCCTGGGCCCGGCACAGCTCGCGGATGGCCGGCTTGGCGGCCTCGAGGCCGCTGGCGACCACGGTCTCGTCCGGCTTCGGGGAGCCGTCGGCGATCAGCTTGATCACGTTGGTGGTGGCCTCGGCCTCGACCATCATGATGGCGACGTCGCCGTCCTCGGTGACCCGACCGGCGACGATCATGTCGAAGGTCGCCCGCGAGGTCTCCTCGTGGGTCGGGAACGCCACCCACTGGCCCTCGATGTGCGCGACCCGCACCGAGCCGACCGGGCCGGAGAACGGCAGACCGGCGAGCTTGGTGGACAGGGACGCGGCGTTCATGGCCACGACGTCGTACGGGTGCTCGGGGTCGAGCGCCAGCACGGTCTCGACGACCTGGACCTCGTTGCGCAGGCCCTTGACGAAGCTGGGGCGCAGCGGCCGGTCGATCAGGCGGCAGGTGAGGATCGCGTCCTCGCTCGGCCGGCCCTCGCGGCGGAAGAAGGAACCGGGGATCCGGCCCGCCGCGTACATCCGCTCCTCGACGTCGACCGTCAGCGGGAAGAAGTCGAAGTGCTCCTTCGGCGACTTGCTGGCCGTGGTGGCCGACAGCACGACGGTGTCGCCGAGCTGGGCCAGGCACGAGCCGGCCTGCCGGGCGAGCCGGCCGGTCGAGAAGGTGATCGAGCGCGTGCCGAACGAACCGTTGTCGATCGTGGCGGTCGCGCTGTGGGTTCCGAGGTGAACGACCTCGGGGGTCTTGTCAGTCAAAACTGCTCCTTGATTGGGTTGGTGTGCCCAGGGGAGCTTCTTCTCGCAGGCCGGTCTTCGATCGAAGCCGCCGGAATCTGGTGTCCGGCAACCACTACCGAGGACCGGTGCGTCGTCCCCATGAGCGGTGTAAGGGGGAGCGGCCCGCTGGCCACTCCCCCCAGGAAAACTATCGGCGCAGACCGAGCTTCTCGATGAGCGCGCGGTAACGCGTGATCTCGGACTTCGCCAGGTACTTCAGCAGCCGGCGGCGACGGCCGACCAGCAGCAGCAGGCCACGACGCGAGTGGTGGTCGTGCTTGTGCATCTTGAGGTGCTCGGTCAGGTCCGAGATCCGCTTGGTCAGCATCGCGATCTGCACCTCGGGCGAACCGGTGTCGCCCTCGACGATCGCGTGCTCCTGCATGATCTGGGTCTTGACCGCTGATTCGAGCGCCATACTCTCCCTCTTACGTCTGGGTATTTGCTGGTCCGCACCCGCGGCGTCGTGCAGGCACGCAGGACCACGCCGAGAACCGGCGTACCCGACAAGGTTACCAGTCGCCCCCGACCGGTTATCAGACAGTCAGGATCCGACGTGTTTCGTCCACGTCTGCCTGGATTTGGGCGACGAGAGGGTCCAGGGAGTCGTATTTGATCATCCCGCGGAGTCGGTGCACGAACTCGAGCGAGATCCGCTCCCCGTACAGGTCCCCTTCGAAGTCCAGGACGAACGCCTCGATCCGCCGGTCCACGCCCGCGAACGTCGGATTCGTCCCGACGCTGATCGCGGCCGGCCGGCGGTGGCCGTGCTCCGTCAGCCAGCCCGCGTAGATCCCGTCGGCCGGGACAGCGGCGTGCGGGGTGCTCACCGCGAGGTTCGCCGTGGGAAAGCCCAGCTCACGGCCCCGCTGATCGCCGCGCACCACGATGCCGTCGAGCCGGTGCGGCCGACCCAGCGCCGCGGCGGCCGACCCGACCTCCCCCGCGTCGATCTGACTGCGGATGTACGTCGAGCTGAACACCGTGCCGTCGTCGTTGACCAGCGGCGCCGGCTCGACCCCGAACCCGAACGTCTTCCCGAGCGCCTGGAGCAGCGGCACGTCGCCGGAGGCCCGGTGCCCGAACCGGAAGTTCTCCCCCACCACGACCAGCGCGGCGTGCAGGTGCTCCACGAGCACGTCGTGCACGAACGTCTCCGGCGACAACCGGCTGAACTCACTGGTGAACGGGATCACACACAGCACGTCGACGCCCAGCGCCTCGATCAGCTCGGCCTTGCGCTCCGGGCCGGTCAGCACGGCCGGGTGGCTGCCGGGGCGGACCACCTCGCTCGGGTGCGGGTCGAACGTGACGACGACGGAGGAGACGCCCAGCTCGGCGGCCCGTTTGACGGTGTGGCCGATGGTGGCCTGGTGGCCACGGTGCACGCCGTCGAAGACCCCGATGGTGACCACGGACCGACCCCAGCCACCCGGTGCCGAACCCACTCCCCGCCAGCGCTGCATCTCCACACCCTTTCGTCAGCCCCGAGCCTAACCGCCCGGCCCCGCCGGGACTGACCGGTCCCGGCAGGTGATCAAGGAGTGGATGTCCGAAGTGGGCGATCGAGGGGTCGGACTGGCAAGGTGTATCGACATGAGCGGTTTGGCGACGGCCACCCTGGTACTCGGCACGGCGGTGGCGAAGACGGCGTTGAGCGTCTGGTTCCGCGACGCGAAGATCCTGGAGAGCCTCTCGCACGAACTCGTGGACGAACAGGCCGGGATCCTCCGTGGTCTGCGGGAGCGCCGACAGTTCCGCCGCTTCCGCGAACAGGCGGCCGAGCAGGTGGACGACCGGATCCGCCGGTTCGTCGAGCACGAGTTCCCCGGGCTGGACGAGTCCGAACGCCTGGCTGCCGTCGCGGCGGTCACGGAGACCTTCGACCGGGCGGCGCCCACCGAGGCCGACCTGTTCCGCGCCGACCTGGACGCGAGTTCGGTCTACCGGCACCTGCTGCCCGTCCCCGAACCGACCCGCTGGGGCCTCGGCGCGGACGG
Proteins encoded in this window:
- a CDS encoding polyribonucleotide nucleotidyltransferase, encoding MTDKTPEVVHLGTHSATATIDNGSFGTRSITFSTGRLARQAGSCLAQLGDTVVLSATTASKSPKEHFDFFPLTVDVEERMYAAGRIPGSFFRREGRPSEDAILTCRLIDRPLRPSFVKGLRNEVQVVETVLALDPEHPYDVVAMNAASLSTKLAGLPFSGPVGSVRVAHIEGQWVAFPTHEETSRATFDMIVAGRVTEDGDVAIMMVEAEATTNVIKLIADGSPKPDETVVASGLEAAKPAIRELCRAQAELAAVASRPSVEFPQFLDYQDDAFAAVESAISADMAQALTIGDKQERETELDRLKAVAHEKLDAQFEGREKELSAAVRSLTKKLVRQRVLRDEIRIDGRGPRDIRPLSAEVGVLPRVHGSALFERGETQILGVTTLNMLRLEQSLDTLSPEKSKRYMHNYNFPPYSTGETGRVGSPKRREIGHGALAERALLPVLPTREEFPYAIRQVSEALGSNGSTSMGSVCASSLSLLFSGVPLKAPVGGIAMGLISDEVDGKTRYVTLTDILGAEDAFGDMDFKVAGTRDFVTALQLDTKLTGIPSDVLAGALSQAHDARHAILDVMQDAIETTGELSEFAPRVVSVKIPTDKIGAVIGPKGQMINSITEETGAEITIEDDGTIYVGATNGPSAEAAIAKINAIANPTMPKVGDRFLGTVVKTAAFGAFISLTPGRDGLLHISKVGDGKRVERVEDFLNVGDKVEVQIADIDNRGKVYLDKVGADGEVIVVPGAGGAPRAEGEGGERRERAPRTGDREGGERRERRQRRD
- the rpsO gene encoding 30S ribosomal protein S15; the encoded protein is MALESAVKTQIMQEHAIVEGDTGSPEVQIAMLTKRISDLTEHLKMHKHDHHSRRGLLLLVGRRRRLLKYLAKSEITRYRALIEKLGLRR
- a CDS encoding bifunctional riboflavin kinase/FAD synthetase, with amino-acid sequence MQRWRGVGSAPGGWGRSVVTIGVFDGVHRGHQATIGHTVKRAAELGVSSVVVTFDPHPSEVVRPGSHPAVLTGPERKAELIEALGVDVLCVIPFTSEFSRLSPETFVHDVLVEHLHAALVVVGENFRFGHRASGDVPLLQALGKTFGFGVEPAPLVNDDGTVFSSTYIRSQIDAGEVGSAAAALGRPHRLDGIVVRGDQRGRELGFPTANLAVSTPHAAVPADGIYAGWLTEHGHRRPAAISVGTNPTFAGVDRRIEAFVLDFEGDLYGERISLEFVHRLRGMIKYDSLDPLVAQIQADVDETRRILTV